Proteins from a single region of Coriobacteriia bacterium:
- the hemG gene encoding protoporphyrinogen oxidase, with protein sequence MKKVVVIGGGVAGLGAAFKVKRAADAGNDVTFTLVERDPRLGGKIASEVTGDGFIIDGGPDCFLTSKPAVHRVAELMGIDKDKMPTDDSRKKTLILSRGKLYEMPDGVMMFAPTKFVPFATTGLFTWPGKIRAGMDLFVPKKRVVEGELNDETLEHFILRRMGREILDRLAEPLVGGVHASDPAVMSLAATFPNLLDMEQKYGSMVRGFLAARKMVEAMKKKYPPDPANPKTFFTSFKHGMQELTDTLADAAGRDKIRTGVAVTAISRYGDAWSVALSDGSVEACDAVIVATESWAAEPLMRPIDEAIADALAGIPSSSSATVSVGFDEDQVGIDMNAFGVLCPLVEKRSLMAATYSSTKWPGRAPEGKVLLRGFVGGPHNQAIMERSDDEIGEIVLSELRSILGVKGEPLFKKVFRWHLGMPQYTMGHLDRVATVEDRSADITGLALAGGSYRGVGIPNCIESGERAVSKVLGEWGIDLAEDHVEEKRRY encoded by the coding sequence ATGAAGAAGGTAGTCGTCATCGGTGGCGGGGTCGCCGGCCTCGGCGCGGCGTTCAAGGTGAAGCGGGCGGCCGACGCGGGGAACGACGTCACGTTCACGTTGGTCGAGCGCGACCCCCGTCTAGGCGGGAAGATCGCCTCCGAGGTCACGGGGGACGGCTTCATCATCGACGGCGGTCCCGACTGCTTCCTCACGAGCAAGCCGGCGGTCCATCGCGTCGCGGAGCTGATGGGGATCGACAAGGACAAGATGCCCACCGATGACAGCCGCAAGAAGACCCTCATCCTGTCGCGGGGGAAGCTCTACGAGATGCCCGACGGGGTCATGATGTTCGCTCCGACGAAGTTCGTCCCGTTCGCCACGACGGGGCTGTTCACCTGGCCGGGTAAGATCCGCGCGGGGATGGACCTCTTCGTCCCGAAGAAGCGTGTCGTGGAAGGCGAACTTAACGACGAGACGCTCGAGCATTTCATCCTGCGCCGCATGGGGCGCGAGATCCTCGACCGGCTCGCCGAGCCCCTCGTGGGCGGCGTGCACGCGTCCGATCCTGCGGTCATGTCTCTCGCGGCTACCTTCCCGAACCTGCTCGACATGGAGCAGAAGTACGGCAGCATGGTCCGCGGCTTCCTGGCCGCCCGCAAGATGGTCGAGGCGATGAAGAAGAAGTACCCGCCCGACCCCGCGAATCCCAAGACGTTCTTCACGTCGTTCAAGCACGGCATGCAGGAGCTCACCGACACGCTGGCCGACGCGGCGGGCCGCGACAAGATACGCACGGGGGTCGCGGTCACGGCGATCAGCCGCTACGGGGACGCGTGGAGCGTCGCACTCTCCGACGGTTCGGTGGAGGCTTGCGACGCCGTGATCGTCGCGACCGAGTCCTGGGCGGCCGAGCCGCTGATGCGCCCGATCGACGAAGCGATCGCCGACGCGTTGGCGGGCATCCCGTCGTCGTCTTCCGCGACCGTCTCCGTCGGGTTCGATGAGGACCAGGTCGGCATCGACATGAACGCCTTCGGCGTGCTCTGCCCGCTCGTGGAGAAGCGCTCGCTGATGGCGGCGACCTACTCGTCGACGAAGTGGCCCGGCCGGGCGCCCGAGGGCAAGGTGCTCCTGCGCGGATTCGTGGGAGGACCCCACAACCAGGCGATCATGGAGCGCAGCGACGACGAGATAGGCGAGATCGTCCTCTCCGAGCTGCGCTCGATCCTCGGCGTCAAGGGCGAGCCCCTCTTCAAGAAGGTCTTCCGCTGGCACCTCGGGATGCCGCAGTACACGATGGGGCATCTCGACCGCGTGGCTACCGTCGAGGACCGCAGCGCCGACATCACCGGCCTCGCGCTCGCGGGGGGCAGCTACCGCGGTGTGGGGATACCGAACTGCATCGAGAGCGGCGAGCGGGCGGTGAGCAAGGTGCTCGGCGAGTGGGGCATCGACCTCGCTGAGGATCACGTCGAGGAGAAGCGCCGCTACTGA
- a CDS encoding inositol monophosphatase family protein: protein MRELLSIAVAAAEAGGAILLARAGDLGAVRSKSSGFDLVTEADIASGIAVVRAIAERSEGARVVVEEPEALAATGVPEGDIFEGETWVVDPLDGTTSFVHGYPCYSVSVACLRDGVPVAGAVRDVPGATTAAAALGLGATLDGAPIRPAGSSPLERSLLVTGFPYDRGEPLDRQMAIFSAFIRDVHDVRRDGSAALDCCHVAAGRCDGYWEGGLKPWDTAAGVVILREAGAVVTDMRGAQWTPAAGDILAAGGIALHGLMLDRITRALARQ from the coding sequence ATGCGTGAGCTGCTGTCCATCGCCGTCGCCGCAGCGGAGGCGGGCGGCGCGATCCTTCTGGCGCGAGCGGGAGACCTCGGTGCCGTACGCTCCAAGTCGAGCGGGTTCGACCTGGTCACCGAGGCGGACATCGCCTCGGGGATCGCCGTCGTCCGCGCGATAGCCGAACGCTCGGAGGGCGCACGGGTCGTCGTGGAGGAACCCGAGGCACTCGCGGCGACCGGCGTGCCCGAGGGCGACATCTTCGAGGGCGAGACGTGGGTAGTCGACCCGCTCGACGGCACGACTTCGTTCGTGCACGGATACCCGTGCTACTCCGTCTCGGTCGCGTGCCTCCGCGACGGTGTGCCCGTCGCGGGCGCGGTACGCGACGTCCCCGGCGCCACGACGGCCGCCGCCGCCCTCGGGCTGGGCGCGACCCTCGACGGCGCCCCGATCCGACCGGCGGGCTCGTCCCCGCTCGAGAGATCGCTGCTCGTCACCGGTTTCCCTTACGACCGTGGCGAGCCGCTCGACAGGCAGATGGCGATCTTCTCGGCGTTCATCCGCGACGTCCACGACGTGCGCCGCGACGGTTCGGCGGCGCTCGATTGCTGCCACGTCGCCGCGGGACGATGCGATGGCTACTGGGAGGGCGGCCTCAAGCCGTGGGACACCGCCGCGGGCGTGGTCATCCTGCGGGAGGCCGGCGCCGTGGTCACCGACATGCGCGGCGCACAGTGGACGCCCGCCGCCGGCGACATACTGGCCGCCGGCGGGATCGCGCTCCACGGACTCATGCTCGATCGCATCACTCGCGCTCTCGCGCGTCAGTAG
- a CDS encoding transketolase, producing the protein MLHDGFASATLAEPLARELEESARRCRGAVLTMTTLAASGHPGGSFSSMEILTLLYSFARLRPSEPRWADRDRVIVSHGHTSPGVYSALAAAGFFDIDDAVAHFRQAGSPFEGHVERSVPGVEWSTGNLGQGLSAGVGSALAARMTRGGWRTFVAMSDAEQHKGQVGEARRLAVKEGLSDLTVVVDLNGIQISGRTRDVLPVDVAADYRADGWGVIEADGHDVRDLYAAIASAVAEHARPVAVLARTVIGKGVPFMEGDPEYHGRALSEEEYVDAMTVLGLAPGLQAARERRTSPWVTAPALVAADHPELKTGSPREYGADHPTDCRSAWGAALLDIAQASPGVPLAVLDCDLAASVKTEAFAIARPESFVECGVGEHNAATVAGALAVNGVAAFWSDFGVFGIDEVYNQQRLNDINGAPVRLAVTHCGLDVGEDGRTHQCVDYVGTLRNLFGWRVIVPADADQTDRAVRAMVAFDGPVALCVGRSKLPAVLMADGSPAFGGDWEFRYGAIDRVRDGTDAYVLAMGTPVGAAIAAADALRAAGVSVAVGVTASPLELDEAEMEFAARAGLLVTVEDHNVRTGLAASVAEWLALSGRTARLLRIGVEGYATSGRSADVLARSGLDAGGIAAVLKTALL; encoded by the coding sequence GTGCTCCACGACGGCTTCGCGTCCGCCACGCTCGCCGAGCCGCTCGCGCGGGAGCTGGAGGAGAGCGCCCGTCGCTGCAGGGGCGCGGTGCTGACCATGACGACGCTCGCGGCGTCGGGTCATCCGGGCGGGTCGTTCTCCTCGATGGAGATCCTCACGCTGCTGTACTCCTTCGCCCGGCTGCGTCCCTCCGAGCCACGATGGGCCGATCGCGACCGGGTCATCGTCAGCCATGGTCACACGTCGCCGGGGGTCTACTCCGCTCTGGCGGCGGCCGGCTTCTTCGATATCGACGACGCCGTGGCCCACTTCCGGCAGGCGGGCAGCCCCTTCGAGGGACATGTGGAGCGGTCCGTCCCTGGAGTCGAATGGTCGACCGGGAATCTCGGCCAGGGTCTATCCGCGGGCGTGGGATCGGCTCTCGCCGCGCGTATGACGCGCGGAGGGTGGCGCACGTTCGTCGCGATGAGCGACGCGGAGCAGCACAAGGGGCAGGTCGGGGAGGCCCGCAGGCTCGCCGTGAAGGAGGGGCTCTCGGACCTGACGGTCGTGGTAGACCTCAACGGGATCCAGATCTCGGGGCGTACGCGCGACGTGCTCCCGGTCGACGTCGCCGCGGACTATCGCGCCGACGGATGGGGCGTCATCGAGGCGGACGGTCACGACGTCCGCGACCTCTACGCGGCGATCGCGTCCGCCGTCGCCGAGCATGCCCGGCCGGTCGCCGTGCTCGCGAGGACGGTCATCGGCAAGGGCGTTCCGTTCATGGAGGGAGACCCCGAGTATCACGGACGGGCCCTGAGCGAGGAAGAGTACGTCGACGCGATGACGGTCTTGGGTCTCGCTCCCGGGCTTCAAGCGGCGCGGGAGCGCAGGACATCGCCCTGGGTCACCGCCCCGGCGCTGGTGGCCGCCGACCATCCGGAGCTGAAGACTGGCAGCCCCAGGGAGTACGGCGCCGATCACCCCACCGACTGCAGATCGGCCTGGGGAGCCGCGCTCCTCGATATCGCACAGGCGTCGCCCGGCGTCCCTCTGGCCGTGCTCGACTGCGACCTGGCGGCCTCGGTGAAGACCGAGGCGTTCGCCATCGCCCGGCCGGAGTCCTTCGTGGAGTGCGGAGTGGGGGAGCACAACGCCGCGACGGTGGCGGGAGCGCTGGCGGTGAACGGAGTGGCGGCGTTCTGGTCGGATTTCGGTGTCTTCGGTATCGACGAGGTCTACAACCAGCAGCGGCTCAACGACATCAACGGAGCTCCCGTCCGTCTGGCGGTCACGCACTGCGGTCTCGACGTCGGGGAGGACGGTCGCACTCACCAGTGCGTGGACTATGTCGGTACGCTGCGCAATCTGTTCGGCTGGCGCGTCATCGTCCCGGCGGATGCCGACCAGACCGACCGGGCCGTGCGCGCCATGGTCGCTTTCGATGGCCCCGTGGCACTGTGCGTGGGACGCTCGAAGCTTCCCGCGGTGCTCATGGCGGACGGCAGCCCGGCGTTCGGAGGGGACTGGGAGTTCCGCTACGGCGCCATCGACCGTGTCCGCGATGGGACCGACGCGTACGTGCTGGCGATGGGGACGCCCGTCGGGGCGGCGATCGCGGCGGCCGACGCGTTGCGTGCGGCCGGGGTCTCCGTCGCGGTCGGTGTCACCGCGAGTCCTCTCGAACTCGACGAAGCGGAGATGGAGTTCGCCGCTCGCGCCGGTCTGCTCGTCACGGTCGAGGACCACAACGTTCGCACCGGGCTGGCGGCCAGCGTCGCCGAGTGGCTCGCGCTTTCGGGAAGGACCGCGCGGCTGTTGCGCATCGGAGTCGAGGGATATGCGACGTCGGGGAGATCCGCCGACGTGCTCGCACGTTCGGGGCTCGACGCCGGCGGCATCGCTGCGGTACTCAAGACGGCGCTTCTCTAG
- a CDS encoding hydrogenase maturation protease: MTSAPERITVMGVGNPLCRDEGIGPRVTEELLSRFEFPDHVRVIDAGTMGMGILNLFRECDFLLVVDAVDGTGEPPGTVVRVAAEDVAGNQVMHSLHDVRLIDVLQAAELIGARPQATFVGVQARDIGGPEIGLSPEVAAAVPAAVDAVLAVLAERGIVPVECAGDADGAAVLRAVRRGDD, encoded by the coding sequence GTGACTTCAGCTCCCGAGCGGATCACCGTCATGGGGGTGGGCAACCCGCTCTGCCGCGACGAAGGGATAGGCCCCCGCGTCACCGAGGAGCTCCTCTCGCGGTTCGAGTTCCCCGATCACGTCCGCGTGATCGACGCGGGAACGATGGGGATGGGCATCCTCAACCTCTTCCGCGAATGCGACTTCCTGCTCGTGGTCGACGCGGTCGACGGGACCGGCGAGCCTCCCGGAACGGTCGTGCGCGTCGCCGCGGAGGACGTCGCGGGGAACCAGGTGATGCACTCGCTGCACGACGTCCGGCTCATCGACGTCCTGCAGGCGGCCGAACTGATCGGCGCCCGGCCCCAGGCGACCTTCGTCGGGGTGCAGGCCCGCGACATCGGCGGCCCGGAGATAGGGCTCTCACCCGAGGTAGCCGCCGCGGTGCCTGCGGCAGTCGATGCCGTCCTCGCCGTCCTCGCCGAGCGCGGGATCGTCCCGGTGGAGTGCGCCGGCGACGCTGACGGGGCAGCGGTGCTTCGCGCCGTCCGCAGGGGCGACGACTAG
- the cybH gene encoding Ni/Fe-hydrogenase, b-type cytochrome subunit yields MSHGAYREAHPLPATLMHWSHLISMVALGFTGFYIHKPFFNGNMELMRTLHFIFMYVVLITLVCRIYWAFMGGGSTLTKGTREIARDRKNWGFQEENKGQFFETIKYYLFLRKTHPISGKYNPMQKTAYLAMIPLLIAQGYTGFAIYGPAARMTFFSWGTSLVGGLMIMREIHFFIMWVFILITMIHVYLSLAEDIEALPLMFFQKETPAKEH; encoded by the coding sequence ATGTCCCACGGAGCATACAGGGAAGCCCATCCCCTGCCGGCGACGCTCATGCACTGGTCGCACCTGATCAGCATGGTCGCCCTCGGCTTCACGGGCTTCTACATCCACAAGCCCTTCTTCAACGGCAACATGGAACTCATGAGGACGCTCCACTTCATCTTCATGTACGTCGTGTTGATCACCCTCGTCTGCCGCATCTACTGGGCGTTCATGGGTGGCGGTTCGACGCTGACGAAGGGGACGCGCGAGATCGCGAGGGACCGCAAGAACTGGGGATTCCAGGAGGAGAACAAGGGTCAGTTCTTCGAGACCATCAAGTACTACCTCTTCCTGCGCAAGACCCATCCGATCTCGGGCAAGTACAATCCCATGCAGAAGACGGCGTACCTGGCGATGATCCCGTTACTGATCGCACAGGGCTACACCGGATTCGCCATCTACGGCCCAGCGGCCCGGATGACGTTCTTCTCGTGGGGCACGAGCCTCGTCGGTGGGCTGATGATCATGCGGGAGATCCACTTCTTCATCATGTGGGTCTTCATCCTGATCACCATGATCCACGTCTACCTGTCTCTCGCGGAGGACATCGAGGCTCTGCCGCTCATGTTCTTCCAGAAGGAGACTCCGGCGAAGGAGCACTAG
- a CDS encoding nickel-dependent hydrogenase large subunit: MTRAVIDPVTRIEGHLRVEIEVEGGKVKDAWASGGLYRGMETVLQGREPADAFYVAQRICGVCPISHGHASTMGSEAALNIKIPNNARIIRNLIEAAESLHSHVLWFYTLTALDYVDVVSALSADIADTYALASKAGTSVADFGAVQTRVKKFVEGGQLSIFTNGYWGHPAMKLPPELNLIAVAHYLEALEIQAEAAAIIAVMGGKFPHFMTSLPGGTVWVPTEEKLDDILFRFTKVRDWITNTMIPDTLAIAPFYIDAATYGKGVGNHLAWGVFDDESMDPKKRALPRGVIMGGQLSVLEADPTKIMEYVDHSWFTSDSGNLNPAKGVTKMEYKDYNVDDKYSWVKAPRYDGKPMEVGPLSRMLVGYVSGVPEIKELVDSTLAALGVAGKPEVLLSLLGRVAARNLEAKYIADKALGWVNDLVAAIKGGDSKFFETSDATDGEGVGLWEAPRGALGHWVTVKGGKIDRYQVIAPSTWDMSPRDKDGQRGPLEEALVGAPVEDPTKPLEALRIVHSFDP, translated from the coding sequence GTGACTCGTGCAGTCATCGATCCAGTCACCCGCATCGAAGGTCATCTCCGCGTAGAGATCGAAGTCGAGGGCGGGAAGGTCAAGGACGCTTGGGCGTCCGGCGGCCTCTACCGTGGCATGGAGACGGTCCTGCAGGGCCGCGAACCTGCCGACGCGTTCTACGTCGCGCAGCGCATCTGCGGCGTCTGCCCCATCTCACATGGTCACGCCTCCACGATGGGCTCGGAGGCCGCGCTGAACATCAAGATCCCGAACAACGCGCGGATCATCCGCAACCTCATCGAGGCGGCCGAGTCACTCCACAGCCACGTGCTGTGGTTCTACACGCTCACCGCGCTCGACTACGTCGACGTGGTCTCCGCGCTCTCAGCGGACATCGCCGACACGTATGCTCTCGCGAGTAAGGCGGGAACGAGCGTCGCCGACTTCGGCGCAGTCCAGACCCGCGTCAAGAAGTTCGTCGAGGGCGGCCAGTTGTCGATCTTCACGAACGGCTACTGGGGCCACCCCGCTATGAAGCTTCCGCCCGAACTCAACCTGATCGCCGTCGCGCACTACCTCGAGGCCCTGGAGATCCAGGCCGAGGCCGCAGCGATCATCGCCGTGATGGGCGGCAAGTTCCCGCACTTCATGACGTCGCTTCCCGGCGGGACCGTGTGGGTCCCCACCGAGGAGAAGCTCGACGACATACTCTTCCGCTTCACGAAGGTCCGCGACTGGATCACGAACACCATGATCCCGGACACCCTCGCCATCGCCCCGTTCTACATCGACGCCGCGACGTACGGCAAGGGCGTCGGGAACCACCTCGCGTGGGGTGTCTTCGACGACGAGTCGATGGACCCGAAGAAGCGCGCCCTGCCTCGTGGCGTCATCATGGGCGGTCAGCTATCCGTCCTCGAGGCCGATCCGACGAAGATCATGGAGTACGTGGACCACTCCTGGTTCACGTCCGACTCCGGCAATCTGAATCCGGCCAAGGGCGTCACGAAGATGGAGTACAAGGACTACAACGTCGACGACAAGTACTCCTGGGTGAAGGCGCCGCGCTACGACGGCAAGCCCATGGAGGTCGGCCCGCTCTCCCGCATGCTCGTCGGATACGTCTCGGGCGTTCCCGAGATCAAGGAGCTCGTCGACAGCACACTCGCGGCGCTCGGCGTCGCGGGCAAGCCGGAAGTGCTTCTCTCGCTGCTCGGCCGCGTCGCGGCCCGTAACCTCGAGGCGAAGTACATCGCCGACAAGGCCCTCGGCTGGGTCAACGATCTCGTCGCCGCGATCAAGGGCGGGGACTCGAAGTTCTTCGAGACCAGCGACGCCACCGACGGCGAAGGCGTAGGCCTCTGGGAGGCGCCTCGCGGCGCTCTCGGACACTGGGTGACCGTCAAGGGCGGCAAGATAGACCGCTACCAGGTCATCGCCCCGTCGACGTGGGACATGTCCCCGCGCGACAAGGACGGCCAGCGCGGTCCGCTGGAGGAAGCGCTCGTCGGCGCTCCCGTCGAGGACCCGACCAAGCCGCTCGAAGCGTTGCGCATCGTACATAGCTTCGATCCTTGA
- a CDS encoding hydrogenase small subunit, with translation MAQETRSVLDDALAARGVTRRDFVKYCGTLAAMLGLSEMAAPQIAAAIEKGAALKPAIWLNLGSCTGCTESIAQVDYPDVASIVLDLLSLNYFETVMAAAGEQAEQAKKDTIDKGGYIAIIEGSVMQGADGNTLRIAGKTGTEHLKDVCSNADAIIAVGSCAVDGGWVKAAPNPANATGVKQVAAELGFGEVPLINLPTCPVNPEWIVAMVVDALLIGKLPELDEEGRPTLIYGSTIHDNCPRRGHFENGEFVETFGTPEEAKQWCLYKVGCKGPQTKTNCPNVRWNRRVNWCVESGSPCIGCGNLNWVDRDAPFLNRLADIPLPGIGGVKPDTIGAALGAVAAAGLVVHGVAQVATGRMGHGAPMEKQKKSAKGGDNQ, from the coding sequence ATGGCGCAAGAGACGCGAAGCGTCCTCGACGATGCGCTCGCGGCACGCGGGGTGACCCGGCGTGACTTCGTCAAGTACTGTGGCACCCTCGCGGCGATGCTCGGGCTGTCCGAGATGGCCGCTCCGCAGATCGCCGCGGCGATCGAGAAGGGCGCCGCGCTCAAGCCGGCTATCTGGCTCAACCTAGGTTCGTGCACGGGCTGCACCGAGTCGATCGCACAGGTCGACTATCCCGACGTAGCCTCGATCGTGCTGGACCTTCTCTCACTCAACTACTTCGAGACGGTCATGGCCGCCGCAGGTGAACAAGCCGAGCAGGCAAAGAAGGACACCATCGACAAGGGCGGCTACATCGCCATCATCGAGGGCTCCGTTATGCAGGGCGCCGACGGCAACACCCTTCGCATCGCCGGCAAGACCGGCACGGAACACCTCAAGGACGTCTGCTCGAACGCGGACGCCATCATCGCGGTCGGTTCGTGCGCGGTCGACGGCGGCTGGGTGAAGGCCGCACCGAACCCCGCGAACGCCACCGGCGTCAAGCAGGTCGCGGCGGAGCTCGGCTTCGGTGAAGTCCCGCTCATCAACCTCCCGACCTGTCCCGTGAACCCCGAGTGGATCGTCGCGATGGTCGTCGACGCGCTTCTCATCGGCAAGCTCCCTGAACTGGACGAAGAGGGTCGCCCGACGCTCATCTACGGGTCGACGATCCACGACAACTGCCCGCGTCGCGGTCACTTCGAGAACGGCGAGTTCGTCGAGACGTTCGGCACGCCCGAGGAAGCCAAGCAGTGGTGCCTCTACAAGGTCGGCTGCAAGGGCCCCCAGACGAAGACGAACTGCCCGAACGTGCGCTGGAACCGCCGTGTCAACTGGTGTGTCGAGTCCGGCAGCCCATGCATCGGCTGCGGCAACCTGAACTGGGTCGACAGGGACGCTCCGTTCCTCAACCGGCTGGCCGACATCCCGCTGCCGGGTATCGGCGGCGTGAAGCCCGACACCATCGGCGCGGCGCTCGGCGCTGTCGCCGCCGCGGGTCTCGTAGTCCACGGCGTCGCCCAGGTCGCGACGGGCCGCATGGGGCACGGTGCTCCCATGGAGAAGCAGAAGAAGAGCGCGAAGGGAGGCGATAACCAGTGA
- a CDS encoding HAD family hydrolase yields the protein MMRAILFDLDGTLLDLDLDGFLARYFTALRGSAAMVPGLGDGADAIAAISRSTQAMFADHPGLTNREVFFSDFLLRTGVDLGVHWGVFEDFYRETFPGLRGDAGPAPGARRVVETALGLGLRVAVATNPIFPRIAVEHRLAWAGLADLPFDAITTYEVMRACKPRPEYFLQTASMLGTSPEECLMVGDDASLDLPASATGMSTWYVGGDLVEADMHGDLDGLSDALPFLGA from the coding sequence ATGATGCGAGCCATCCTCTTCGACCTTGACGGGACGTTGCTCGACCTGGACCTCGACGGGTTCCTAGCGCGCTACTTCACCGCTCTGCGCGGCAGCGCCGCCATGGTCCCCGGTCTCGGAGACGGTGCGGACGCCATCGCCGCCATCTCCAGGTCGACGCAGGCCATGTTCGCGGATCACCCCGGCCTGACGAACCGCGAGGTGTTCTTCTCGGACTTCCTCCTTCGCACCGGCGTCGACCTCGGCGTGCACTGGGGTGTCTTCGAGGACTTCTACCGGGAGACGTTCCCCGGTCTTCGGGGGGACGCCGGACCCGCCCCGGGAGCGCGGAGGGTCGTGGAGACGGCCCTCGGGCTGGGCCTGCGTGTGGCGGTCGCGACCAACCCGATCTTCCCTCGGATAGCCGTGGAGCACCGTCTCGCCTGGGCGGGACTCGCGGACCTGCCCTTCGACGCGATCACGACGTACGAGGTCATGCGCGCGTGCAAGCCGCGCCCGGAGTACTTCCTCCAGACGGCGTCGATGCTCGGGACCTCTCCGGAGGAGTGCCTCATGGTCGGCGACGACGCGTCCCTCGATCTGCCGGCATCCGCGACGGGCATGAGCACCTGGTACGTCGGTGGCGACCTCGTCGAGGCCGACATGCACGGGGACCTCGACGGACTCTCGGACGCACTCCCGTTCCTCGGTGCGTGA
- a CDS encoding Crp/Fnr family transcriptional regulator translates to MDVGVVVAKLRTLPLFAELSPADLAALAGLVTYHRLPKGAIIVAQHERGSSMYLLVSGRVKVSLAAPDNRELALSFLDAPAHFGEMSLVDSEPRSADVTAMTNVEVLQIDGKDLSAAIQLQPRLALSLIATLSRRLRQTISRLEDLVFHDATHRVMRVLLNVATASYETCGVPVIGGMTQYQIATLAGTSRETVSRAVSALGKEGVLATKGRRIVVDIVRLRERLETD, encoded by the coding sequence GTGGATGTCGGCGTAGTCGTCGCCAAACTTCGGACGCTGCCGCTCTTCGCCGAGCTCTCTCCTGCCGATCTGGCGGCTCTCGCCGGGCTCGTGACGTACCATCGCCTCCCCAAGGGGGCGATCATCGTGGCGCAGCACGAGCGAGGGTCTTCGATGTATCTCCTCGTCTCCGGACGGGTGAAGGTCTCGCTCGCGGCGCCCGACAACAGGGAGCTCGCTCTGAGCTTCCTCGACGCTCCCGCGCACTTCGGTGAGATGAGCCTGGTCGACTCGGAGCCGAGGTCGGCCGACGTCACGGCGATGACCAACGTCGAAGTGCTCCAGATCGACGGGAAGGACCTCTCCGCGGCGATACAGCTGCAGCCCAGATTGGCGCTCTCGCTGATCGCGACGCTCTCGCGCCGGCTGAGGCAGACCATCTCGCGCCTGGAGGACCTGGTCTTCCACGACGCGACGCATCGCGTGATGCGCGTGCTGCTGAACGTGGCCACCGCTTCGTACGAGACCTGCGGCGTGCCGGTGATCGGCGGGATGACGCAGTACCAGATCGCTACGCTCGCGGGCACGTCTCGCGAGACGGTCAGCCGGGCGGTGTCCGCGCTCGGCAAGGAGGGCGTCCTCGCCACGAAGGGCCGTCGGATCGTCGTCGACATCGTCCGGCTGCGCGAGCGTCTCGAGACCGACTGA